The DNA sequence TGGGATCAACCGCCTTCGTCGTTCGATGGACGAGCCCAATCTATGCGCCGGCCGGATCATCCGGTGGCTCGTCCTCGCCGTGCTCCGCACGTGATGCGAGACAACGGTGGGGCGGACCACAGGGCCCGCCCCACCGCCGTTTCGGACCGGAGGATCACTCCGGCGGCGTCGGCATGTCGGGGGCGCGGTACATCGCCTGGATGTCGAACTCCAGCTTGACCGTGGGGCCGACCACGGCGATGCCACGGGCGAGCATGTTCCGCCAGTTAAGGGTGTAGTCCTCGCGGTGCAGTTCGGCGGTGGCGAGGGCCGCGCAGCGCAGTTCCTGTTCGTAGCCTCCGTTCACGGCGCCGAGGTAGGTGGTGTCCAGGGTCACCGAGCGGCTGACGCCGTGCATGGTGAGGGGGCCCTGGATGGTCCACTTGGGTCCGCTGCGCCAGGTGAAGCGGTTGCTGACGAAGTGGATCTCCGGGTAGTTCTCGACGTCGAGGAAGTCGGCCGAGCGCAGGTGGTTGTCGCGGGTGTTGTTGCCGGTGCTGATGCTGGAGGCGTCGATGACGACCTCGACGCGGGAGTCCTCCATCCGCTCGGCGACGTGGATACCGCCCCGGAAGCGGGTGAAGCGGCCGTGCACATTGGCCATGCCGACGTGGCGGGCGATGAACCGGATCGCGGTGTGCGGCGGGTCGAAGAGCCAGGTGCCGGGCGGGGGGAGTTCCAGCTGCTGGGAGGGCTCCAGCTGCACCCTGCGGGCCGGTTCGCACTGGCCCGGGGCGATGTCCACGGTGAAGCGGTTGGGCTGGAGACCGCTTCCGGTGACCAGCACGGTGTACGTCCCCGGCTCGAGCGTGGCGAGGAACAGTCCGTGCGGATCGGTGGTGGC is a window from the Streptomyces luomodiensis genome containing:
- a CDS encoding YceI family protein, coding for MPLGLLRRRRTKRPDRGPALRMPMPVGAGAFSCEVLDPVGEPMGGVEVTVTETRGAARTVARATTDPHGLFLATLEPGTYTVLVTGSGLQPNRFTVDIAPGQCEPARRVQLEPSQQLELPPPGTWLFDPPHTAIRFIARHVGMANVHGRFTRFRGGIHVAERMEDSRVEVVIDASSISTGNNTRDNHLRSADFLDVENYPEIHFVSNRFTWRSGPKWTIQGPLTMHGVSRSVTLDTTYLGAVNGGYEQELRCAALATAELHREDYTLNWRNMLARGIAVVGPTVKLEFDIQAMYRAPDMPTPPE